The Gordonia terrae genome contains the following window.
TCGTCGGCATCGCGGTCGCGGTGTTCGGGGTGTGGACCCTGGCGATCGGTCTGGGACTCGGTTGGCTCACCGGTCTGGGGTGGGCCGACGTCATCATCAACTGGTTCACCGTCCCCACCCTCGCCGCCCATCTCGTCACCCTGATCGCGGCGCCCTTCGTCGCGCTCAACCTGCAACCGGTCCTGGAGGTCACCCGGGCGATCGGTTCGGTCGTTCTCGCGGTGACACTCGTCGCGGTGTGGTGGCGACATCGACACGACGCACGGGATGCGGTGGCCGGGATGGCCTGGGCGATGCTGGCCGTGCTGCTGCTCGAACCGTCGACGCTGCCCTGGTACTACACCTGGGTGCTGGTGATCGCGGTCGCCTTCGACCTGCCGATGTGGGTGCGGGCGACGGTCGTCGGCGCGTCGACCTTCCTGCTGATCGTCTTCCAGCCCGACGACGCGATCGTCTTCTACAAGCCCGTCGAGGTGGCGCTGGCCGCGGCACTCGCGGGCCTGGCGGCGTGGTCGCTGTCCCATCGGGACCCGTTGCGGCTGGGCCGGTTCGGGAGGTGGGCGTGGGGTGCGACCCCGGCCGGCGAGAGCGCTCCTGCGTCGGATGCCATCGCGGAGTCCGGGGTCGAGAAGTCGGCGCGCGCCGACGCCGAACCCGGGGAATTCGGGGCCGGGGAATTCGGGGCCGGGGCGCCGGTCAGAAAGCCTGGGCCTGCGCCCGGCGGATGATCTCGCGGGCGAAATCCGTGTGCAACGCAGCTGCCGGGTGGAGACCGAGATCTTCCTGCTCGGTGAACAGCCACTCCATCACTTCGTCGCGCGTGTAACCGCCGTCGATCAGGACCGCCACGAGTCCGTAGAAATGCTTGGCGACGCCGTCCTCGTCCACGAACAGTGCCGGAATCGCCGGGTGGCCATCGTGGCTGACCGCGAGCAGATGATGGTCACGGATGAGTGTGCGCACTCGGTTGGTCGACACCCCGAGACGGTCGGCGACATCGTCGATCGACAGGAACTCGGTGTCGGACGGCAGAGTGTCAGGCGACAACGGTAGGGAACCCACGTCGAAAGGGTAACCGGTCGTCGGAAGCGGGAGAAACCGTCGGGTCGAGACAACCGGCCGAACGAGACCCGCGAAGGCCCGGCGGCAACACAGTCGGTCTCGGCATCGTGCCGATGCTCTCGACCGGCCCGGGCGGCAGGTAGATTCGGCAGCGTGAACTCCCCCGTCGACACGATGCTCGGGACCGTCCTGGAGGACCGATACCGGATCGACGCGCCCATCGCGCGCGGCGGGATGTCGGCGGTGTATCTCGCGGTCGACCTGCGGCTGGGGCGCGACGTCGCGGTGAAGGTGATGGACTCCCGCTATTCCGGTGACCCACAGTTCCTGCGCCGCTTCGAGTTCGAGGCGCGTGCGGTCGCCGGCCTGAAGCACCCCGGGCTGGTCGCCGTCTACGACCAGGGCATCGACAACGGCATCGCCTTCCTGGTGATGGAACTGGTCGACGGGGGCAGTCTGCGAGAACTGTTGCGCGAACGCGGCCCGATGCCGCCCCATGCCGTCGTCGCGGTGGCCGCGCCGGTACTGGGCGGACTCGGCACCGCACATGCCGCGGGCCTGGTCCATCGCGATGTGAAACCCGAGAACGTGCTCATCTCGGACGAGGGCGAGGTCAAGGTCGCCGACTTCGGGCTCGTGCGCGCCGTCGCCGAGGCGGGGGTGACCTCGGCGAGCGTGATCCTCGGGACCGCCGCCTACCTCTCCCCCGAGCAGGTCGAGTCCACCCACGCCGATGCGCGCAGCGACGTCTATTCCATGGGTGTGATGATGTTCGAACTCCTCACGGGCAGAACACCTTTCTCCGGCGACTCGCCCCTCGCGCTCGCCTATCAGCGACTCAGCTTCGATGTGCCGGCGCCCGGTGACGTGATCGCGGGGGTGCCCGAGGAGTTCGACGAGATCGTGCTGCGCGCGACCGAACGCAACCCCGCCGACCGGTATGTGGACGGCTTCGACATGCAGCGGGCGCTCCTCGGCGTCGCCGACGAACTCGATCTCCCGCCGTTCACGGTGCCGGCGCCCCGCCGGTCGGCCGAGCGACAGACGGTGTCCCGCTACCGGAGTCCGGATCCCGGCGGGCACGGCACGCGGGTGCAGTCGGTGCCGGGTCCGCACACCCCGGCGTCCGAGCCGGTACGGCAGGCGAACGACACCCCGGTCGAGCAACCGGCGGCCGAACGCGAGGACCTCGCACCGTCGCCGCGTCCCGTGACCCGCCGCACGGCTCGGCCCGAGGCCGTGGAGCCCGAACTCATCGGCGGCAGCCGCCTGGGCGCCCTGATGTGGATCGTCGTCGTGCTGCTGCTCACCGCGGGACTCGGCGCCCTCGGCTTCTGGGTCGGCAGCACGTTCCTCGCGATCGGCTGACTCCCTCCCCCGAAGGTGCGAGCGCAGCACCCTCCGGGGGCAGGGAGCAGAGTGTCAGCCGCGCAGCATCTCCGCGACGAGGAAGGCGAGCTCGAGCGACTGCTGGGTGTTGAGACGAGGATCGCAGGCGGTCTCGTAGCGCCCGCCGAGATCGAGGTCCGAGATCTCCTGTGCGCCACCGAGACACTCGGTGACGTCCTCACCGGTCAGTTCGACGTGGACGCCGCCGGGATGGCTGCCCAGCGCGCGATGGACCTCGAAGAAGCCCTGCACCTCGTCGACGATGCGATCGAAGTGCCGGGTCTTGAAACCGGTCGACGCCTCGTGGGTGTTGCCGTGCATCGGATCGCACTGCCAGATGACCTTGTGTCCGGTCGCCTCGACGGCGCCGACGATCGCCGGCAGCACGTCGCGGACCTTGCCGTTGCCCATCCGCGCGACGAGCGTGAGCCGCCCCGGCACGTTGTGCGGATCGAGCCGCTCGACGTATTCGACGGCCTGCTCCGGGGTCGTCGTGGGCCCGATCTTCACCCCGATCGGGTTGTTCACGAGTTCGGCGAAGGCGATGTGCGCACCGTCGAGCTGGCGGGTCCGCTCGCCGATCCACAGGAAGTGGGCCGACAGGTCGTAGAGGACCTTGCCCGGCCCGTCGGGGTCGTCGGCGAGACGCAGCATGGCGCGCTCGTAGTCGAGGACGAGCGCTTCGTGCGACGCGAAGATGGAGGCGGAGTTCAGATTCGAGTCGGTGACGCCACATGCGTCCATGAACCGCAGACCGCGGTCGATCTCCGACGCGAGCGCCTCGTAGCGCGCGCCGGCCGGTGACGTGCGGACGAACTCACGGTTCCAGTCGTGCACCCGCGTCAGGTCCGCCTCGGCCTGCGTGAGAGCCCGGACGAGGTTCATCGCGGCGGCCGCGTTGGCGTACGCCCGCACCAGACGGGACGGATCGTGTGCCCGCACCGCCGCGTCGGCGGGGAACCCGTTGACCATGTCGCCGCGGTAGGAGGGCAGACCCAGGGCGTCGGTGTCGGACGATCGCGGTTTGGCGTACTGGCCCGCGATCCGCGCGACCTTCACGACCGGCATGCTGGCGCCGTAGGTCAGCACGACGGCCATCTGCAGCAGCGTGCGGATGTTGCCCTTGATGTGCGGTTCGGTGTTGTCGGCGAAGGTCTCCGCGCAGTCGCCGCCCTGAAGCAGGAACGCGCGCCCCTCGGCGACGTCGGCCAGTTGCGCGGCGAGCGTCTGGACCTCGGCGGGCATGCAGATCGGCGGAACCGACTCGAGGACGGTACGCATCTTGCGCGCCTCGTCGGCCGGCCAGCTCGGCTGTTGCACGGCCGGGCGGCTGAGCGCGTCGTCGAAACGCGTCTGGAGATCACCCGGTAGCGGAGGGAGCTCGGGGAGCTCGTCGATCGGCACGTCTACGGTCCAGTTCACCACCCGTCCAGGGTAAAGGAGACGCGGCCGACGACCCGTCCGCGGGTCAGACGCGAGCCTTCTCGATGGCCTCCCAGCGGCGCAGGTTGTGGCGGGCGTCGCTCAGCGCGTCGTGCGCATCCGACGGTGTGGGCGGAAGCGCCGGACGACCAGCGGCCTCCCAGTGCTGTCGCAACTCGCGGGTGAAGCGCGGGATCTCCCGCGGCAGCGCGGTCATCGGACCCCACAGCTGGCAGAGCACCACGTGGTCGTAGGCACCCACCCAGGCCCACAGCTCGATGTCGGTGCCGTCCGCGGTGAGGAACTCGAGCAGATCCTCGCGGATGCGGCGGCGGTCCCGCCATGCGGAGGACGACGGCGACGGCAGCTTCGGCAACACGTTGGCCCGCACCCAGTCCCCCGCCCGGCCGGGATCGAAATCGGTCGACACCGCATAGAACTCGCGGCCGTCCTCACCGACGACCCCGATCGAGACCAACTCGATGGTGGTGCCGTCCTCGATGAACTCCGAGTCGTAGAAGAAGCGCATGGGTCAAGTATTCACACACCCGCGCACCGACCCGCGCACCACGCACCGTTTCGCCATACCGCCCTCTGCCTGTCTACCCTGGTATTTCGTGCGCTCCAGGTCTGTGCTGGCGACCGCTCTCCTGGCGGCGTCGATCATCGCGCGGCTCGTCTGGGACACGCTGACCGTGAACGGCAGGAACTTCGTGGACCTGCACGTTTACCGCGACGGTTCGGCGGGTCTCGCCGACGGGTCGCTCTATGTCTTCACCTACGCCGGTGAGACCGACTTCGCGCTGCCCTTCACCTATCCGCCGTTCGCGGCCGTCGTGCTGTACCCGCTGTCCCTCGTACCGTGGGATCTGGTGGCGATCGGCTGGCAGCTGGCGACCTTCGGCGCGTTGTATGCGTGCGTGGTACTCGCCCTGCGCCTGTGCGGGTCGACCACCGACGTCTACGCCGTGGCCGCCCTGTGGACCGCGCCCGCGATCTGGTGTGAGCCCGTGCGGGTCACCCTCGACTACGGCCAGATCAACGTCTTCCTGATGCTGGGCACCCTGCTGGCGGTGACCTGGGCGCGCAGCGACCGGGGGGTACTGGCCGGCGGTGCGCTCATCGGTCTGATGGCGGGTATCAAGCTGACCCCGGCCATCTCGGGTCTCTGGTATCTGGCAGCCCGCAAGCCCCTGGGTGCGGTGGCCGCCGCGGCTGCCTTCGTGTTCACGGTCCTCGGCTGCCTGCTGCTCTTCCCGGACGTCACCCGGACCTACTACGGCACCCTGTTCGGCGACGCCGAGCGCATCGGCCCGGTCGAGGCGGTGATCAACCAGAGCCTGCGTGGCACCCTGTCCCGCTTCGTCGGCTTCGACGTCGGGACGGGCTGGATCTGGATGATCGGCGTCCTGGTCGCGGTCCTGGTGGCCGTCTTCGCCTGGCGGGCGGTCTGCGACGCACTGGGCATCCTCCTCGTGGTGCAGTTCTTCGGGCTCCTGATCTCGCCGATCTCGTGGGTCCATCACTGGGTGTGGGTCATCCCGCTGGCGATCTGGCTCGTCCACGGCGCCGGGTCAAGGCGTCGGGGCGCACGAGTCGTACTCGCGATGTGGGTGGCGGTCGCCGGGCTCGGCATCCCGTGGCTTCTGCGGATCACCATCGAGTACGGTCCCGAGCCCCCGGCGGCACTCGAGGCGATCTTCGGAGCCGCGTGGCCGGTCGCCACCTTCGTCACCTTCGCCTGGATGATCGCGACCCGCGCCGCACGCGACGACCCCCGCGACTCCCGACCGCCCGATGTGGTCGCCGCCGCAATCATCGTCGACGGTCGGTTGCTTCTCGCCCAGCGGTCACGTCCGGCCGAACTCGCCGGCCGGTGGGAACTGCCCGGTGGCCGCGTCGAATCCGGGGAAACGCATGCGGCCGCGCTGGTCCGGGAGATCCGCGAGGAACTCGGCGCCGAGGTCGAACCGCTGGGGGCCGTGGGCTCCCCCGTCGCGCTGCCGGGTGGATTGACCCTGCACGCCTACCTCGCCCGCCTGCGGTCCGGGACCCCGACCGCACTCGAGCACCTGGACGTGCGATGGTTCTCCGCCGACGAACTACGGCTCTTCGACACCGCCGAGATCGTGCCGGCGGATCGCGACTGGATTCCCGACCTGTGCGCCGTCCTCGACGGCACCCGGGTGGGCGACGCCGGCTGAGCAGTCAGGCGGCGTCGGCAGCGGGCGGCTCGACCGACGGCGCCTGGTTCTTGAGACTCGCGGCGTAGACGTCGACGTACTGCTGACCCGAGAGCTGCATCAGCTCGTACATGATCTCGTCGGTGACCGCGCGTTCGATGTAGCGGTTGCCCTCCATGCCCTCGTAGCGCGAGAAGTCCAAGGGCTTGCCGATGCGCACCGCGACCCGGGTCGGCCGCGGGAGAATGCTGCCGGGCGGGTTGAACTTGTGGGTGTCGATCATCGCGACGGGGATCACCGGCACCCCGGTGTCCATGGCCAGCCGGGCGAGGCCGGTCTTTCCCTTGTAGAGGCGTCCATCCGGCGACCGGGTGCCCTCGGGGTACATCCCCATCAGCTTGCCCTTGTCGAGCTGGCGGCGCGCGGCGGTGAGTGCGCCCTCCGCCGCCTGGGCGCCGGACCGGTCGATGGGGATCTGACCGACGGCGGTGAAGAACCAGCGCTGGAATCCGCCCTTGAGGCCGGTGCCCGTGAAGTACTCGCTCTTGGCGAGGAAGTAGATCCGGCGGTCCACCATCAGTGGCAGGAAGAAGCTGTCCATCACCGCGAGGTGGTTGCTGGCCAGGATCGCCGGGCCGTCGGTCGGGATGTTCTCGTGACCTTCGATGGTCGGCCGGCCGAGGACCCGCAGGATCGGGCCGAGAAAGATGTACTTGAATGCCCAGTACCACATGAGATTCTCCTCGCCGCGCACACCGACCCGATGATTTCCCGCCGGCCGATCGCCCCGCGGAGACCGCGGAACGCACCGGGTGCCCCGACGCCAAGACCTTACCCGCGTCGAACTCTACCGTCCGGCCAGGATCGGCAGGCCGTGCGAAGCACTCAGAGTCCGGAGGCCGGACGCGACTCGGGCCCGGGTTCGGTCAGGGTGCGGTCGGTCGATCGGATCGCCTGGCGCGCAACCTCTGCCGCGCCGACGACGCCTGCGGTCTCGCCGAGTTGGGTACCGCGGATGCGAGCGAGCTGGCGGTGTCCGGCGCCGGTGACCTGCCGGGCATAGTGTTCCCGGGCCTCGTCGAGGAACAGGCCCGACGCCGCGCCGACGCCGCCGGCCAGCACGATGAGGTCGGGGTCGAAGATGTCGGCGATCATCGCGAGCCCCTGGCCCAGCGACGTCGCGAACCGCCCGAACGCCGCCAACGCCACGGCGTCACCGTCCGCGGCGGCGCGGGCGACGCGACGGCCGGTCAACGACCCGGGATCGGCCGCGACGTCGGCCGCCAGCTGGCTTCGTCCCCAGTCGCCGTCGGCGAGCAACTCCACGACGGTGTCCACCAGGGCGGTGCCGCTGCAGTACCGCTCCCAGCAGCCGCGCTTGCCGCAGGCGCAGGCACGCCCGTCCGGGACGATCGTGAGATGTCCGAGTTCCGGTGCGACACCGTAACTTCCGCGGTAGATCTCCCCATCGATGACGAATCCCGCGCCGATTCCGGTACCGATCGCCAGCACGACGGTGTTGTGTCCGCGCGCGGCGGCCCCGAACCGCCATTCGGCCACCGCCGCGGCGTTGGCGTCGTGTTCGGCGAAGACCGGGATGCCGACGCGCCTGGTCATCTCCTCGGCCACCGGCGCCTCACGCCAGGGCAGGTGCGGCGCGAACCGGACGATCCGGCGGTCGGTGGTGAGGAAACCGGCGATCGCGAGCCCGACGGCCTTGGCGTCCCACCGCGATGTCAACTCGCCGACGAGCCGGTCCAGGCAGTGCTCGAGCGCGTCCGCGGTGGGCGGGGTCTGCGCGCGGAGCGTGTCGAGCATCGTCCCCCGGTCGTCGACGACCGACGCACGCACGCTGGTGCCGCCGATGTCGATGCCGATCGTCAAGTCGCCCATCAGATCTCCTGCCCGGGGCCGGATGCGGGGGGCGGTGCGGTCGGGCGCGGTGCGGTCGGGCGCGGTGCGGTCGGGCGCGGTGCGGTCGGGCGCGGCGACCCGGCGTCGCGATCGGTTGCCGCCACGTTGACCCGCACCGCGATCGGCTCGTACTGGCGCGGGGTCGCGGATGAGGTCGGCGAGGAGCGCAGCGCCTCGGCGATGGCCTCGAGCACGGCGATGACGGCCGCTATCAGCCGGGCGACGAGGTCACCGATCTCCGCGAGCAGCGAGGTGATCTCCCCCGATGCCCCGGAGAGCGCATGTCCGAGCGGACCACCGTCGACGAGGGCCGCGAACCCCGGCCGGGCGCCTCCCACATCCCCACCATCGGGAGTGGCCGACTGCGGAGCCGGCGCGAAGAGAGCGGCCAGGTGGTCGATCTGGGCGGCCAGCCCGAGCAGCAGGTCACGGACCGGGTCGGCGGGCCCGTCTCGACGCTCGTGCGCG
Protein-coding sequences here:
- a CDS encoding Rv2175c family DNA-binding protein, coding for MGSLPLSPDTLPSDTEFLSIDDVADRLGVSTNRVRTLIRDHHLLAVSHDGHPAIPALFVDEDGVAKHFYGLVAVLIDGGYTRDEVMEWLFTEQEDLGLHPAAALHTDFAREIIRRAQAQAF
- a CDS encoding protein kinase domain-containing protein yields the protein MNSPVDTMLGTVLEDRYRIDAPIARGGMSAVYLAVDLRLGRDVAVKVMDSRYSGDPQFLRRFEFEARAVAGLKHPGLVAVYDQGIDNGIAFLVMELVDGGSLRELLRERGPMPPHAVVAVAAPVLGGLGTAHAAGLVHRDVKPENVLISDEGEVKVADFGLVRAVAEAGVTSASVILGTAAYLSPEQVESTHADARSDVYSMGVMMFELLTGRTPFSGDSPLALAYQRLSFDVPAPGDVIAGVPEEFDEIVLRATERNPADRYVDGFDMQRALLGVADELDLPPFTVPAPRRSAERQTVSRYRSPDPGGHGTRVQSVPGPHTPASEPVRQANDTPVEQPAAEREDLAPSPRPVTRRTARPEAVEPELIGGSRLGALMWIVVVLLLTAGLGALGFWVGSTFLAIG
- a CDS encoding class II 3-deoxy-7-phosphoheptulonate synthase produces the protein MVNWTVDVPIDELPELPPLPGDLQTRFDDALSRPAVQQPSWPADEARKMRTVLESVPPICMPAEVQTLAAQLADVAEGRAFLLQGGDCAETFADNTEPHIKGNIRTLLQMAVVLTYGASMPVVKVARIAGQYAKPRSSDTDALGLPSYRGDMVNGFPADAAVRAHDPSRLVRAYANAAAAMNLVRALTQAEADLTRVHDWNREFVRTSPAGARYEALASEIDRGLRFMDACGVTDSNLNSASIFASHEALVLDYERAMLRLADDPDGPGKVLYDLSAHFLWIGERTRQLDGAHIAFAELVNNPIGVKIGPTTTPEQAVEYVERLDPHNVPGRLTLVARMGNGKVRDVLPAIVGAVEATGHKVIWQCDPMHGNTHEASTGFKTRHFDRIVDEVQGFFEVHRALGSHPGGVHVELTGEDVTECLGGAQEISDLDLGGRYETACDPRLNTQQSLELAFLVAEMLRG
- a CDS encoding polyadenylate-specific 3'-exoribonuclease AS, coding for MRFFYDSEFIEDGTTIELVSIGVVGEDGREFYAVSTDFDPGRAGDWVRANVLPKLPSPSSSAWRDRRRIREDLLEFLTADGTDIELWAWVGAYDHVVLCQLWGPMTALPREIPRFTRELRQHWEAAGRPALPPTPSDAHDALSDARHNLRRWEAIEKARV
- a CDS encoding mannosyltransferase, with product MLATALLAASIIARLVWDTLTVNGRNFVDLHVYRDGSAGLADGSLYVFTYAGETDFALPFTYPPFAAVVLYPLSLVPWDLVAIGWQLATFGALYACVVLALRLCGSTTDVYAVAALWTAPAIWCEPVRVTLDYGQINVFLMLGTLLAVTWARSDRGVLAGGALIGLMAGIKLTPAISGLWYLAARKPLGAVAAAAAFVFTVLGCLLLFPDVTRTYYGTLFGDAERIGPVEAVINQSLRGTLSRFVGFDVGTGWIWMIGVLVAVLVAVFAWRAVCDALGILLVVQFFGLLISPISWVHHWVWVIPLAIWLVHGAGSRRRGARVVLAMWVAVAGLGIPWLLRITIEYGPEPPAALEAIFGAAWPVATFVTFAWMIATRAARDDPRDSRPPDVVAAAIIVDGRLLLAQRSRPAELAGRWELPGGRVESGETHAAALVREIREELGAEVEPLGAVGSPVALPGGLTLHAYLARLRSGTPTALEHLDVRWFSADELRLFDTAEIVPADRDWIPDLCAVLDGTRVGDAG
- a CDS encoding lysophospholipid acyltransferase family protein — translated: MWYWAFKYIFLGPILRVLGRPTIEGHENIPTDGPAILASNHLAVMDSFFLPLMVDRRIYFLAKSEYFTGTGLKGGFQRWFFTAVGQIPIDRSGAQAAEGALTAARRQLDKGKLMGMYPEGTRSPDGRLYKGKTGLARLAMDTGVPVIPVAMIDTHKFNPPGSILPRPTRVAVRIGKPLDFSRYEGMEGNRYIERAVTDEIMYELMQLSGQQYVDVYAASLKNQAPSVEPPAADAA
- a CDS encoding ROK family protein, which translates into the protein MGDLTIGIDIGGTSVRASVVDDRGTMLDTLRAQTPPTADALEHCLDRLVGELTSRWDAKAVGLAIAGFLTTDRRIVRFAPHLPWREAPVAEEMTRRVGIPVFAEHDANAAAVAEWRFGAAARGHNTVVLAIGTGIGAGFVIDGEIYRGSYGVAPELGHLTIVPDGRACACGKRGCWERYCSGTALVDTVVELLADGDWGRSQLAADVAADPGSLTGRRVARAAADGDAVALAAFGRFATSLGQGLAMIADIFDPDLIVLAGGVGAASGLFLDEAREHYARQVTGAGHRQLARIRGTQLGETAGVVGAAEVARQAIRSTDRTLTEPGPESRPASGL